Proteins co-encoded in one Osmerus mordax isolate fOsmMor3 chromosome 11, fOsmMor3.pri, whole genome shotgun sequence genomic window:
- the zgc:153372 gene encoding arsenite methyltransferase produces MTTEVHENVQKYYGTRLESSCDLQTNAACTLPCRPLPKSAVNALALVHPEVTKRFFGCGLPVPEKLEGCRILDLGSGSGRDCYALSKLVGESGHVTGIDMTENLILASQKYIQHHQEKFGYANPNTSFVKGYMEKLGEAGIQKDTIDIIVSNCVICLCPDKKTVLQEAYNVLKGRDGGEMYFSDMYASKVVPDLLKKDPVLWGEGMGGSLFWQDFISLVQEVGFSTPYLVSASHIMVHNCELKKKAGDINYASGTYRLFKLPQNTSKANAMVTYKGTVPDYPNQLDFDSSHCFKKDEAIQVDAEMALVLQCSRFIPDFSIQVLDCPDESHNLTPQYCHLNPFCLADNLGSTVKQCSKQASQKAFRPDHR; encoded by the exons ATGACTACTGAAGTCCACGAAAATGTTCAG AAATACTATGGTACTCGGCTGGAGTCATCTTGTGATCTGCAAACCAATGCTGCCTGCACTTTACCCTGTCGACCATTACCCAAAAGTGCGGTAAATGCACTTGCTCTTGTTCACCCAGAAGTTACTAAAAG GTTTTTTGGCTGTGGTCTTCCAGTTCCAGAGAAGCTGGAAGGCTGCAGAATCCTGGATCTCGGCAGTGGTTCTGGCAGAGACTGCTATGCTCTCAGTAAACTGGTTGGAGAAAGTGGCCATGTCACAGGCATTGATATGACTGAGAATCTG ATTCTTGCGTCACAGAAATATATCCAGCACCACCAGGAGAAGTTTGGATATGCAAATCCTAATACCTCATTTGTGAAGGGATATATGGAGAAGCTTGGTGAAGCAGGAATACAGAAGGACACAATAGATATTATagt GTCCAACTGTGTGATCTGTTTGTGCCCTGACAAGAAAACCGTCCTCCAAGAAGCATACAATGTCCTCAAGGGGAGA GATGGTGGTGAAATGTACTTCAGTGACATGTATGCCAGCAAAGTTGTACCTGACCTCTTGAAGAAAGATCCAGTTCTATGGG GAGAAGGAATGGGCGGTTCTCTGTTTTGGCAAGACTTCATCTCATTGGTGCAAGAGGTGGGCTTCAGCACTCCATATCTGGTCTCAGCTAGTCACATCATGGTCCACAATTGTGAACTTAAGAAAAAAGCAG GTGATATTAATTATGCATCTGGCACTTACCGACTCTTCAAGTTACCCCAAAACACCAGTAAGGCCAATGCAATGGTGACCTATAAAGGGACTGTGCCAGACTACCCTAACCAACTTGACTTTGATTCCTCACACTGTTTTAAG AAAGACGAGGCAATCCAGGTTGATGCAGAGATGGCTTTGGTTCTTCAGTGCTCTCGCTTTATCCCTGACTTCAGTATCCAGGTGTTGGATTGTCCTGATGAAAGCCACAATTTAACACCTCAG taCTGCCACCTTAATCCTTTCTGCCTGGCTGACAACTTGGGCTCTACAGTAAAACAGTGCTCCAAACAGGCCAGTCAGAAGGCTTTTAGGCCTGACCATAGATAG
- the ift20 gene encoding intraflagellar transport protein 20 homolog yields MAKDPLAEAGLHFDELNKLRVLEPEVAQETTELKEECKEFVDKIGQFQKIVGGLIELVDELAKEAETEKMKAIGARNLLKSVAKQREAQQQQLQALIAEKKMQLERYRIEYEALSKVEAEQTEFIDQFILQK; encoded by the exons ATGGCGAAAGATCCGTTGGCAGAAGCTGGCCTTCATTTCGATGAACTTAATAAGCTGAGGGTCCTTGAGCCGGAGGTGGCCCAAGAGACCACTGAGCTCAAGGAGGAGTGCAAAGAGTTTGTCGACA AAATCGGCCAGTTTCAGAAGATAGTGGGAGGCCTTATTGAACTGGTAGATGAATTGGCAAAAGAGGCAGAAACGGAAAAAATGAAA GCCATTGGAGCAAGGAACCTGTTAAAATCAGTGGCAAAGCAGAGGGAAGCCCAGCAACAGCAACTGCAGGCCCTGATAGCAGAGAAGAAGATGCAACTTGAGAG GTACCGAATTGAGTATGAAGCGCTTTCCAAAGTTGAGGCGGAACAGACAGAGTTCATCGACCAGTTTATTCTGCAGAAATGA
- the tnfaip1 gene encoding BTB/POZ domain-containing adapter for CUL3-mediated RhoA degradation protein 2, with translation MSGDSCLQQLHTKAGSHPPPSLLACSKIKAFSNRGAVGLGNKYVRLNVGGTLFYTTLQVLTKQDSMLKAMFSGKKEVFTDREGWILIDRCGKNFGTILSYLREGTVTLVKGKQAVLELLAEAKYYLIQGLVELCQNNLQDDKEQALCVIPVVTSVKEEERLIQACAKPVVKLVYNRSNNKYSYTSNSDDNLLKNIELFDRLSLSHNGRVLFIKDVIGDEICCWSFYGQGRKLAEVCCTSIVYATEKKQTKVEFPEARVYEETLNALLYETLPVPDNTLLEATRRHHAHCGSHSEEDEGPGPGAEVRERVRRIHVKRHSTYDDRPLGH, from the exons ATGTCTGGGGACAGCTGCCTTCAACAACTTCACACCAAGGCTGGCTCCCACCCACCACCCTCGCTTTTAGCATGTTCCAAGATCAAGGCTTTCAGTAATAGAGGTGCGGTGGGTCTGGGGAACAAGTATGTTCGGCTGAACGTGGGAGGGACCCTGTTTTACACCACACTGCAGGTGCTGACGAAGCAAGACTCTATGCTGAAGGCCATGTTCAGTGGCAAGAAAGAGGTGTTCACCGACAGGGAAG GCTGGATCCTGATAGACCGCTGTGGGAAAAACTTTGGCACCATTCTCTCTTACTTACGAGAGGGCACGGTCACCTTGGTAAAGGGCAAGCAGGCGGTCTTGGAGCTACTGGCAGAGGCCAAGTATTACCTCATTCAGGGGCTGGTGGAGCTGTGCCAGAACAACTTGCAG GACGATAAGGAGCAAGCGTTGTGTGTCATCCCTGTGGTCACCTCTGTCAAGGAGGAAGAAAGGCTCATTCAGGCTTGTGCAAAG CCTGTGGTGAAGCTTGTGTACAACAGAAGCAACAACAAGTATTCATACACCAG TAACTCAGATGATAACCTGCTTAAAAACATCGAGCTGTTCGACCGGCTGTCACTGAGCCACAATGGGCGCGTGCTCTTCATCAAAGATGTGATTGGTGACGAGATCTGCTGCTGGTCATTCTACGGACAGGGCCGCAAGCTGGCCGAAGTGTGCTGCACCTCCATCGTCTACGCCACGGAGAAGAAGCAGACCAAG GTAGAGTTCCCAGAGGCACGCGTCTACGAGGAGACCCTGAACGCTCTGCTGTACGagacactccctgttccagacaACACACTTCTGGAGGCCACCCGTCGCCACCACGCCCACTGTGGTTCGCACagtgaggaggatgaagggcCAGGGCCCGGGGCGGAGGTTAGAGAGCGGGTACGGCGCATTCATGTCAAGAGGCACAGCACCTACGACGACAGGCCGCTGGGACACTAA